The segment AAAAACGAAGTCTACTTGGTATTGAACGACGAGGGATTGAAAGCTCTGCATGAGGAACTCGCCGCGACGAGTGAGCGCGGTGTGTCGATGTGCACGCTGCTTACGGGACAGGACCTTTTGCCCTACGGATACGTGGCCCGGCATCCGCCGCTCGAGAGCGAGCTTCAAGAATTGACCGGCACGCTGATGATCGTTGTGGATCAAGCTGAAGCCTTGATTGCCGACGTCGGCCAGGAAACATATGCGACCATCACCAAGAGCAACAATCTGGTCCTGATCGCACGTCAATTCGTCTGGATGGAACTCTTCGCACAACGCGTGTATCGGCAGCTTGGCGCAGGCATGCTCGAGCGTCTGGAACCCGAAGATCGTCAGATCTTCGAGAGCCTGTTAGCGCCGGAAGGGGGTGGAGGATAATGGCTTCGATAAGTGATACGATCATCGCAGCTTCGATTACCGTTCTTGCCAACGGACTCGGCGGGTTGCCTTTCGTGTTCGTTGAAAAATTCCCGGAGCAACTCGCGCGCCTCGGTTGGGCGGGAGCCGGTGGACTGATGCTTTCGGCTTCCGTATTCAACCTCATCATTCCCGGTCTTGACGAGGGTGGGGTGATCTCGGTCGGCGTGGGAATTCTGCTTGGCGCCTCACTCATGGCGATTACTTCGTGGTTTCTGGAGAAACGAAATTATACCTTGCAAGGCGTCTCGGAAGGGGGTGGACGCCGGATCATTCTGGTTCTGGTTACGCTTTTCATCCATAGTATTCCAGAAGGACTGGCGATCGGAGTCTC is part of the Anaerolineales bacterium genome and harbors:
- a CDS encoding helix-turn-helix domain-containing protein, with product MDLKRGLTEIGFTEYEAKVYLALLGDNPATGYQISKDSGVPRSMVYETLSRLVGRGAVLESIEGRATLYRPVSPQLLLDRHEERQMRLIDNLREELQDVYTNTDEDHVWSIRNTSAVFTYAKQMLAEAKNEVYLVLNDEGLKALHEELAATSERGVSMCTLLTGQDLLPYGYVARHPPLESELQELTGTLMIVVDQAEALIADVGQETYATITKSNNLVLIARQFVWMELFAQRVYRQLGAGMLERLEPEDRQIFESLLAPEGGGG
- a CDS encoding ZIP family metal transporter encodes the protein MASISDTIIAASITVLANGLGGLPFVFVEKFPEQLARLGWAGAGGLMLSASVFNLIIPGLDEGGVISVGVGILLGASLMAITSWFLEKRNYTLQGVSEGGGRRIILVLVTLFIHSIPEGLAIGVSFGSGQATLGLIMTIAIAIHNIPEGVAVSLPLRAEGVSGWKCVGWAIFSGVPQVLAAVPAYLAVMQFRPLLPYAFGFAAGAMIYLVMGEMIPESRADEQQRRSSAVAGMTGFLAMMALQTLLVF